The Vibrio nitrifigilis genome window below encodes:
- a CDS encoding cyclic peptide export ABC transporter, whose product MIRTIMIRCKWPSVFAITLSSLAALAGLGMLNSIIINLMELMSSHQVNRVGFIIFAIAGIGALLFGLGSRYVTAKLSADVVCELRVQLTQRLMCTPYSIVETLGHQRILSVINSDVAKFADGLLRIPDFIYSVVTVALCAGYLVALSWPLSLVVFAFFIICALGVQLFSRAGIRQLHILRGHEQDLFDGMTTLVKGMKEFSINVNRRRFVYKNRVTRHCKDIKEHRVKVSFIFPMLNHISDKLVLFLVGSIIFCAGNYWLNTSFNIIIGFILTILYMVKYIDNLVGSINRLGDVYSYFKNIENLGLSHAANFETHIQNNTKLVDMKQWNEIKINQLYFKYNRIDLDEYCFSVGPITTQFKRGDVVFITGGNGCGKTTFAKLMLGLYRPTKGSISVDGLPIYHQDECELYQQLCSAVLADFHLFNQVLGADDEPANDADIMPYLQRLEMDKKVSTHHGCFLSTSLSQSQKKRLALIMSCLEDRSICVFDEWTTEQDPKFKEIFYTEIIPQLKRKNKLVIVITQDDEYFELADQLIRLESGQLVKDIHLEQSEINLKKYFVK is encoded by the coding sequence ATGATTAGGACCATTATGATCCGTTGTAAATGGCCCAGTGTTTTCGCCATAACGTTAAGCAGTCTTGCGGCTCTTGCTGGGCTGGGAATGCTAAACAGCATCATTATAAATTTGATGGAACTCATGAGCAGCCATCAAGTTAATCGCGTCGGCTTTATCATCTTTGCTATCGCTGGGATTGGGGCATTACTGTTTGGATTAGGGAGTAGGTACGTCACCGCTAAGTTGAGCGCAGATGTTGTGTGTGAGTTACGCGTTCAACTGACTCAACGCTTAATGTGTACACCCTATTCCATCGTTGAGACGTTAGGTCACCAGCGAATTTTATCGGTCATTAATTCCGATGTGGCTAAATTTGCAGATGGATTGCTGCGAATTCCCGATTTTATCTACAGTGTCGTTACTGTGGCACTTTGCGCAGGGTATTTGGTTGCGTTGTCCTGGCCGTTGTCTCTTGTCGTTTTTGCTTTTTTCATTATATGCGCGCTAGGTGTGCAACTTTTTTCCCGTGCGGGTATACGTCAGTTGCACATTTTACGTGGTCATGAACAAGATCTGTTTGATGGAATGACGACCCTTGTAAAAGGAATGAAAGAATTCAGTATTAATGTTAATCGACGACGCTTTGTGTATAAAAATAGGGTTACTCGCCACTGTAAAGACATTAAAGAACATCGTGTAAAAGTATCTTTTATATTTCCAATGCTAAATCATATCTCAGATAAATTAGTATTATTCCTTGTGGGTTCTATTATATTTTGTGCGGGAAATTATTGGTTAAACACATCGTTTAACATAATTATTGGCTTTATTTTAACAATACTGTATATGGTAAAATATATCGATAATCTGGTCGGATCAATTAACAGATTGGGTGATGTGTACTCTTATTTTAAGAATATTGAAAATCTAGGTTTAAGTCATGCAGCTAATTTTGAGACACATATCCAAAATAATACAAAACTAGTTGATATGAAACAGTGGAATGAAATTAAAATAAACCAATTATATTTTAAATATAATCGTATCGATTTAGATGAATACTGTTTTTCTGTTGGACCTATTACAACACAATTTAAGCGCGGTGATGTGGTGTTTATTACTGGCGGTAATGGCTGTGGTAAAACAACTTTCGCCAAATTGATGTTGGGGTTATATCGACCAACTAAAGGCAGTATTAGTGTAGATGGTTTACCTATCTATCATCAGGATGAATGTGAGCTATATCAACAACTTTGTTCTGCAGTGTTAGCGGATTTTCATCTGTTCAATCAGGTTCTTGGTGCTGATGATGAGCCAGCTAATGATGCGGATATTATGCCGTATTTACAACGGCTAGAAATGGATAAAAAGGTTTCAACACATCATGGTTGCTTCTTGTCAACGTCATTATCTCAAAGTCAAAAAAAGCGTTTGGCTTTGATAATGTCGTGTTTGGAAGACCGTTCTATATGTGTATTTGACGAATGGACGACTGAGCAAGATCCAAAGTTCAAAGAAATTTTTTATACTGAAATAATACCGCAATTAAAACGAAAAAATAAACTGGTTATAGTTATAACTCAGGATGATGAATATTTTGAATTGGCTGATCAACTGATCCGACTTGAAAGTGGTCAGCTTGTAAAAGATATTCATCTAGAGCAAAGTGAAATTAATCTAAAGAAATATTTTGTTAAATAA